In Rhodamnia argentea isolate NSW1041297 chromosome 4, ASM2092103v1, whole genome shotgun sequence, the following proteins share a genomic window:
- the LOC115743531 gene encoding cysteine--tRNA ligase, chloroplastic/mitochondrial isoform X9, whose product MMHLHCLPPSVEPCVSDHMPQIIDMIKKILDNGCAYQIDGDVYFSVDKFPEYGQLSGRKLEDNRAGERVAVDSRKKNPADFALWKSAKEGEPFWVSPWGPGRPGWHIECSAMSATYLGYSFDIHGGGMDLVFPHHENEIAQSCAACGQSNISYWIHNGFVTVDSEKMSKSLGNFFTIRQVIELYHPLALRLFLLGTHYRSPINYSDVQLESASERMYYIYQTLYDCENVISQHAVQLDNVPPDALDCITKFKNEFVAAMSDDLHTPVILAALSDPLKNINDLLHTRKGRKQQLRMESLAALEKVIRKVLTVLGLLPGSYIEVLQQLKEKALKRAKLTEEEVLQKIRERTAARNAKEYEKSDVIRKDLATVGIALMDSPNGTTWRPSIPLAMQEQVAPTT is encoded by the exons ATGATGCATCTTCATTGCTTGCCTCCTTCTGTCGAGCCTTGTGTTTCAGACCATATGCCTCAGATAATTGACATGATCAAGAAG ATTTTGGATAACGGTTGCGCATACCAAATTGATGGAGATGTGTACTTCTCTGTTGACAAGTTTCCTGAATATGGACAACTATCTGGGCGAAAGCTAGAAGATAATCGAGCTGGGGAGAGAGTTGCAGTGGACTCAAGGAAGAAAAATCCTGCTGATTTTGCTTTGTGGAAG TCTGCAAAGGAGGGTGAGCCCTTCTGGGTGAGTCCTTGGGGTCCTGGAAGACCTGGATGGCATATAGAGTGCAGTGCCATGAGTGCCACCTATTTGGGTTATTCATTTGACATTCATGGTGGAGGAATGGATCTTGTTTTTCCACACCATGAGAATGAAATTGCTCAAAGCTGCGCGGCATGTGGACAAAGTAATATAAGCTACTGGATACACAATGGTTTTGTCACTGTGGATTCAGAGAAGATGTCGAAATCCCTTGGGAACTTCTTCACAATTCGTCAG GTGATCGAGTTATACCATCCACTAGCTTTGAGACTTTTCTTGTTGGGGACACACTATCGATCGCCAATAAATTATTCTGATGTACAGCTCGAGAGCGCATCAGAACGTATGTATTACATCTATCAG ACTTTGTATGATTGTGAAAATGTTATTAGTCAGCATGCAGTCCAACTAGATAACGTCCCACCTGATGCACTGGATTGCATTACGAAGTTCAAGAATGAATTTGTGGCCGCCATGTCTGATGATCTTCACACTCCCGTTATCCTGGCAGCACTTTCTGACCCGCTGAAGAACATCAATGATCTGCTCCATACCCGTAAG GGGAGGAAGCAACAACTGCGAATGGAATCGCTGGCTGCTCTAGAAAAAGTAATCAGGAAAGTTTTGACTGTTTTAGGACTACTACCCGGCAGTTATATTGAG GTTTTGCAACAGCTGAAGGAAAAAGCTCTGAAGCGTGCAAAATTAACAGAAGAGGAGGTCCTGCAAAAAATCAGAGAGAGAACCGCTGCAAGGAATGCTAAAGAGTATGAGAAATCGGATGTGATAAGGAAAGATTTGGCCACTGTAGGGATTGCTCTCATGGACAGTCCCAACGGTACAACTTGGAGACCATCCATCCCACTCGCAATGCAAGAGCAGGTGGCTCCTACAACATAA
- the LOC115743531 gene encoding cysteine--tRNA ligase, chloroplastic/mitochondrial isoform X7: MISATLGMLEFMSPSMCCTGRYLKNLEYEVCYVRNFTDVDDKIIARANELGEDPISLSKRYCEEFHVDMMHLHCLPPSVEPCVSDHMPQIIDMIKKILDNGCAYQIDGDVYFSVDKFPEYGQLSGRKLEDNRAGERVAVDSRKKNPADFALWKSAKEGEPFWVSPWGPGRPGWHIECSAMSATYLGYSFDIHGGGMDLVFPHHENEIAQSCAACGQSNISYWIHNGFVTVDSEKMSKSLGNFFTIRQVIELYHPLALRLFLLGTHYRSPINYSDVQLESASERMYYIYQTLYDCENVISQHAVQLDNVPPDALDCITKFKNEFVAAMSDDLHTPVILAALSDPLKNINDLLHTRKGRKQQLRMESLAALEKVIRKVLTVLGLLPGSYIEVLQQLKEKALKRAKLTEEEVLQKIRERTAARNAKEYEKSDVIRKDLATVGIALMDSPNGTTWRPSIPLAMQEQVAPTT; encoded by the exons ATGATCTCAGCCACATTGGGCATGCTCGAGTTTATGTCACCTTCGATGTGTTGTACAG gcAGATACCTTAAGAATTTGGAGTATGAAGTTTGCTACGTCCGTAACTTCACTGATGTTGATGACAAG ATAATTGCAAGAGCGAATGAACTGGGGGAGGACCCTATCAGCTTGAGCAAGAGATATTGTGAAGAATTTCATGTCGATATGATGCATCTTCATTGCTTGCCTCCTTCTGTCGAGCCTTGTGTTTCAGACCATATGCCTCAGATAATTGACATGATCAAGAAG ATTTTGGATAACGGTTGCGCATACCAAATTGATGGAGATGTGTACTTCTCTGTTGACAAGTTTCCTGAATATGGACAACTATCTGGGCGAAAGCTAGAAGATAATCGAGCTGGGGAGAGAGTTGCAGTGGACTCAAGGAAGAAAAATCCTGCTGATTTTGCTTTGTGGAAG TCTGCAAAGGAGGGTGAGCCCTTCTGGGTGAGTCCTTGGGGTCCTGGAAGACCTGGATGGCATATAGAGTGCAGTGCCATGAGTGCCACCTATTTGGGTTATTCATTTGACATTCATGGTGGAGGAATGGATCTTGTTTTTCCACACCATGAGAATGAAATTGCTCAAAGCTGCGCGGCATGTGGACAAAGTAATATAAGCTACTGGATACACAATGGTTTTGTCACTGTGGATTCAGAGAAGATGTCGAAATCCCTTGGGAACTTCTTCACAATTCGTCAG GTGATCGAGTTATACCATCCACTAGCTTTGAGACTTTTCTTGTTGGGGACACACTATCGATCGCCAATAAATTATTCTGATGTACAGCTCGAGAGCGCATCAGAACGTATGTATTACATCTATCAG ACTTTGTATGATTGTGAAAATGTTATTAGTCAGCATGCAGTCCAACTAGATAACGTCCCACCTGATGCACTGGATTGCATTACGAAGTTCAAGAATGAATTTGTGGCCGCCATGTCTGATGATCTTCACACTCCCGTTATCCTGGCAGCACTTTCTGACCCGCTGAAGAACATCAATGATCTGCTCCATACCCGTAAG GGGAGGAAGCAACAACTGCGAATGGAATCGCTGGCTGCTCTAGAAAAAGTAATCAGGAAAGTTTTGACTGTTTTAGGACTACTACCCGGCAGTTATATTGAG GTTTTGCAACAGCTGAAGGAAAAAGCTCTGAAGCGTGCAAAATTAACAGAAGAGGAGGTCCTGCAAAAAATCAGAGAGAGAACCGCTGCAAGGAATGCTAAAGAGTATGAGAAATCGGATGTGATAAGGAAAGATTTGGCCACTGTAGGGATTGCTCTCATGGACAGTCCCAACGGTACAACTTGGAGACCATCCATCCCACTCGCAATGCAAGAGCAGGTGGCTCCTACAACATAA
- the LOC115743531 gene encoding cysteine--tRNA ligase, chloroplastic/mitochondrial isoform X8: protein MISATLGMLEFMSPSMCCRYLKNLEYEVCYVRNFTDVDDKIIARANELGEDPISLSKRYCEEFHVDMMHLHCLPPSVEPCVSDHMPQIIDMIKKILDNGCAYQIDGDVYFSVDKFPEYGQLSGRKLEDNRAGERVAVDSRKKNPADFALWKSAKEGEPFWVSPWGPGRPGWHIECSAMSATYLGYSFDIHGGGMDLVFPHHENEIAQSCAACGQSNISYWIHNGFVTVDSEKMSKSLGNFFTIRQVIELYHPLALRLFLLGTHYRSPINYSDVQLESASERMYYIYQTLYDCENVISQHAVQLDNVPPDALDCITKFKNEFVAAMSDDLHTPVILAALSDPLKNINDLLHTRKGRKQQLRMESLAALEKVIRKVLTVLGLLPGSYIEVLQQLKEKALKRAKLTEEEVLQKIRERTAARNAKEYEKSDVIRKDLATVGIALMDSPNGTTWRPSIPLAMQEQVAPTT from the exons ATGATCTCAGCCACATTGGGCATGCTCGAGTTTATGTCACCTTCGATGTGTT gcAGATACCTTAAGAATTTGGAGTATGAAGTTTGCTACGTCCGTAACTTCACTGATGTTGATGACAAG ATAATTGCAAGAGCGAATGAACTGGGGGAGGACCCTATCAGCTTGAGCAAGAGATATTGTGAAGAATTTCATGTCGATATGATGCATCTTCATTGCTTGCCTCCTTCTGTCGAGCCTTGTGTTTCAGACCATATGCCTCAGATAATTGACATGATCAAGAAG ATTTTGGATAACGGTTGCGCATACCAAATTGATGGAGATGTGTACTTCTCTGTTGACAAGTTTCCTGAATATGGACAACTATCTGGGCGAAAGCTAGAAGATAATCGAGCTGGGGAGAGAGTTGCAGTGGACTCAAGGAAGAAAAATCCTGCTGATTTTGCTTTGTGGAAG TCTGCAAAGGAGGGTGAGCCCTTCTGGGTGAGTCCTTGGGGTCCTGGAAGACCTGGATGGCATATAGAGTGCAGTGCCATGAGTGCCACCTATTTGGGTTATTCATTTGACATTCATGGTGGAGGAATGGATCTTGTTTTTCCACACCATGAGAATGAAATTGCTCAAAGCTGCGCGGCATGTGGACAAAGTAATATAAGCTACTGGATACACAATGGTTTTGTCACTGTGGATTCAGAGAAGATGTCGAAATCCCTTGGGAACTTCTTCACAATTCGTCAG GTGATCGAGTTATACCATCCACTAGCTTTGAGACTTTTCTTGTTGGGGACACACTATCGATCGCCAATAAATTATTCTGATGTACAGCTCGAGAGCGCATCAGAACGTATGTATTACATCTATCAG ACTTTGTATGATTGTGAAAATGTTATTAGTCAGCATGCAGTCCAACTAGATAACGTCCCACCTGATGCACTGGATTGCATTACGAAGTTCAAGAATGAATTTGTGGCCGCCATGTCTGATGATCTTCACACTCCCGTTATCCTGGCAGCACTTTCTGACCCGCTGAAGAACATCAATGATCTGCTCCATACCCGTAAG GGGAGGAAGCAACAACTGCGAATGGAATCGCTGGCTGCTCTAGAAAAAGTAATCAGGAAAGTTTTGACTGTTTTAGGACTACTACCCGGCAGTTATATTGAG GTTTTGCAACAGCTGAAGGAAAAAGCTCTGAAGCGTGCAAAATTAACAGAAGAGGAGGTCCTGCAAAAAATCAGAGAGAGAACCGCTGCAAGGAATGCTAAAGAGTATGAGAAATCGGATGTGATAAGGAAAGATTTGGCCACTGTAGGGATTGCTCTCATGGACAGTCCCAACGGTACAACTTGGAGACCATCCATCCCACTCGCAATGCAAGAGCAGGTGGCTCCTACAACATAA